A window of Bacillota bacterium genomic DNA:
GCCGCTGGTCCAGCGCCTGAGAAGGATAAACCAGGTCGACTTGGTCCCTCTGGTCTTCCCCTCCGGGAACCACAATCGTTTTGAGCATACGCTTGGCGTCACCGTCATTGCCGACCGGCTAGCTAATGCCCTGGGGCGGCGGCTCAAGGGCAGAGAGCCATCACCAGCGGTAATGGATGACAACTACATTAACCACCTGCGGATGGCGGCCGTGCTGCACGACTGCGGCCACGGTCCGTTTTCGCACATCTCCGAAGATGTCTACCGGGTTTACCCGGCGATCCACGACGAAATCGCATCCAACACGAGGCTCCAAGGAGCCTCGCCGCACGAAGTATTGTCCTTCCTCATTGTGACCAGCCCGGCATTCCGGGACTATTTTCGGGAGCACGTGCAACGGCCATATCATGTCGAATTCGACCTGGACTTGGTGGCCGACATGATCGTCGGTCGAGCGAATACTCCCAAGGTTGCTTATCTGACCGACATCATTAACGGAGCATTCGATGCTGACAAGCTGGACTACATCCAGAGAGACTCTCACTTCACCGGCATTCGGATGGTCCTTGATCTTGAGCGGCTCTTCTACACGGTCGACGTTATTGAGGACAAATCTGGTAGGATTCGGCTGAGCGTTGATATGAGCGGCGTCTCCACCCTTGAACAAATCGTCTTTAGCAAGATGCTCCTGTTCAGCACCGTATATCACCACCACAAAGTCCGGTCGGCCGAGTGCCTTTTCCGGTCCATATTTGAGCGGCTCATGGCCACTGGCGAAGGTGTCCATGGTGTGCGAATAGACGGCCCAGCCTCCTTCCTCCGACTGACGGATACGGATGTGTACGCCCTCTCGGTTGGGAGCGCGGACGTTACCGTGGCCGAACTGGCCAGAGATCTTTGCCTCAGGCGCCTGCCCAAGAGAGCGATGGTCATCTCAAGCAAGACGGTAACTCCCGACACCCTACCCTGCTTGGGAGACCTGATGGCCCTATATGAGAAACCTGACC
This region includes:
- a CDS encoding HD domain-containing protein, which encodes MTVLADNVNAVVEDSLRSHRPETIRAPKVIHDTVLGSNLFMPHEIAVLDLPLVQRLRRINQVDLVPLVFPSGNHNRFEHTLGVTVIADRLANALGRRLKGREPSPAVMDDNYINHLRMAAVLHDCGHGPFSHISEDVYRVYPAIHDEIASNTRLQGASPHEVLSFLIVTSPAFRDYFREHVQRPYHVEFDLDLVADMIVGRANTPKVAYLTDIINGAFDADKLDYIQRDSHFTGIRMVLDLERLFYTVDVIEDKSGRIRLSVDMSGVSTLEQIVFSKMLLFSTVYHHHKVRSAECLFRSIFERLMATGEGVHGVRIDGPASFLRLTDTDVYALSVGSADVTVAELARDLCLRRLPKRAMVISSKTVTPDTLPCLGDLMALYEKPDLIAQVRESIADRCKQAGQDVSRADIWVDIPSGPKFKEGKDWPIKSPESVGGFVRLRDMMPVEDWVRAFSENKWRGYVFTRPEYREPVFEATRATLRELFSIEVTPYSRVLCKMDEPTAGVEA